A genomic segment from Desulfonatronum lacustre DSM 10312 encodes:
- the glpX gene encoding class II fructose-bisphosphatase: MSQETPQRNLALDLARVTEAAALASSRWLGKGDKERGDYAAVEAMRLSFSAIDIDGVVVIGEGEKDEAPMLYNGEKLGTGNGPEVDVAVDPVEGTRLLAYGRPNAIAVVALAPRGTLYDPGPAFYMKKMAVPHEAKYQVDIKAPVAENLRRVAKALGKSVDDLSVFILDKPRHVKLIKEIREAGARIQLHTDGDVAGALMATTPGGEVDMMIGTGGTPEGVLAAVAIRIMGGEMQCMLDPQSDDERRAVEENGYNVNRVLTVDDLVRSDDVFFAATGISGGTFLKGVEFTGKGAVTHSMVMRGRTGTFRRIEAQHSFSKLMRISSIEYNKTDSH, translated from the coding sequence ATGTCCCAAGAAACCCCGCAACGCAATTTGGCCCTGGACCTGGCGAGGGTGACCGAGGCCGCGGCCCTGGCCTCTTCCCGCTGGCTGGGCAAAGGCGACAAAGAGCGCGGCGATTATGCCGCGGTGGAGGCCATGCGCCTGAGCTTCAGCGCCATCGACATCGACGGCGTGGTGGTCATCGGCGAGGGCGAAAAGGATGAAGCCCCGATGCTCTACAACGGAGAGAAGCTCGGCACGGGCAACGGGCCGGAAGTGGACGTGGCCGTGGACCCGGTGGAAGGCACGCGCCTGCTGGCCTACGGCCGACCCAACGCCATCGCCGTGGTCGCCCTGGCCCCGCGTGGAACGCTTTACGATCCCGGCCCGGCTTTCTACATGAAAAAAATGGCCGTGCCCCACGAGGCCAAATACCAGGTGGACATCAAGGCCCCGGTGGCCGAGAACCTGCGCCGGGTGGCCAAGGCCCTGGGCAAGTCCGTGGATGACCTGTCGGTCTTTATCCTGGACAAGCCCCGGCACGTAAAGTTGATCAAGGAAATCCGCGAAGCCGGAGCCCGCATCCAGCTGCACACGGACGGCGACGTGGCCGGAGCCCTGATGGCCACGACCCCGGGCGGCGAGGTGGACATGATGATCGGTACCGGCGGGACCCCGGAAGGCGTGCTGGCCGCAGTGGCCATCCGGATCATGGGCGGGGAGATGCAGTGCATGCTGGACCCGCAGTCCGACGACGAGCGCCGGGCCGTGGAGGAGAACGGATACAACGTGAACCGCGTCCTGACCGTGGACGATCTGGTCCGTAGCGACGACGTCTTTTTCGCGGCCACCGGCATTTCCGGGGGAACGTTTCTCAAGGGCGTCGAATTTACCGGCAAGGGCGCGGTGACCCACTCCATGGTCATGCGCGGCAGAACCGGAACCTTCCGCCGGATCGAGGCCCAGCATTCCTTCTCCAAACTGATGCGCATCAGCTCCATCGAATACAATAAAACCGACTCGCACTAG
- a CDS encoding AMP-binding protein: MTTTQTNDGFTPQAPPRTVPETLDRGVSLFGDRPLLGLVEGDPITYAEFRTKIREHAETLTHLGVGHGDRVAIFSENRPEWPMVYFAASSLGAVLVPILPDFHPSSVLHILRHSGAKVLMASQRCLAKLEDLNQQHLTVIVLDDFRILPPESWAGRVKDVIRSSLKDRERLQSLARHVTGHGTPATPKEDDLASIVYTSGTTGRAKGVMLTHRNVVSDAWMTRELVDLGPRDRMLSILPLAHTMEFTLGLLLPMMHGTQVRYLGGVPSPQMLMDAMAKIRPTFMLSVPLVIEKIFKRRIQPKLTGSAVGRTLYRFNLSRGLLHKLAGKKMYQSFGGSLRGYCIGGAPLSVEAETFLREAGFPYAMGYGLTEASPLVAGTGAASVRRRSSGRALNGVEIRIAVQQESDSPPRGRADGEVVGEIQVRGPNVMQGYYQEPELTAEVFTEDGWLRTGDLGTLDKDGYLFIRGRLKNLILGPSGENIYPEEIENVLNEQDYVLESLAFDLNGKVAARVFLDYDRLDEEVSWRKMSEFEARKYVTDLLETIRARTNAGLASFARVSKMIEQTEAFEKTPTHKIKRYLYTSASPPF; this comes from the coding sequence ATGACCACGACGCAAACAAACGACGGCTTCACTCCCCAAGCCCCTCCCCGCACCGTACCCGAAACCCTGGACCGCGGAGTCTCGTTGTTCGGCGACCGCCCGCTCCTCGGCCTGGTGGAGGGAGACCCCATCACCTATGCCGAATTCCGAACCAAGATCAGGGAACATGCCGAAACCCTGACCCACCTTGGAGTGGGCCATGGGGACAGAGTAGCCATTTTCAGTGAAAACCGGCCGGAATGGCCCATGGTCTATTTCGCCGCCAGCTCCCTGGGAGCCGTGCTGGTCCCGATTCTCCCGGACTTTCACCCGTCCTCGGTCCTGCACATTCTCCGACACAGCGGGGCCAAGGTGCTGATGGCCTCGCAACGCTGCCTGGCGAAACTGGAAGACCTGAACCAGCAGCACCTGACCGTGATCGTCCTGGACGACTTCCGGATTTTGCCTCCGGAATCCTGGGCCGGTCGGGTCAAGGACGTGATCCGCTCCAGCCTCAAGGACCGGGAACGCCTGCAATCCCTGGCCCGGCACGTGACCGGCCACGGCACTCCGGCGACCCCCAAGGAGGACGACCTGGCCTCCATCGTCTACACCTCCGGGACCACGGGGCGGGCCAAAGGGGTGATGCTCACCCACCGCAACGTGGTTTCCGACGCCTGGATGACCCGGGAGTTGGTGGACCTGGGGCCGCGGGACCGGATGCTCTCCATCCTGCCCCTGGCCCACACCATGGAGTTCACCCTGGGTCTGCTGCTGCCCATGATGCACGGGACCCAGGTCCGGTACCTCGGCGGGGTCCCCTCGCCGCAAATGCTGATGGACGCCATGGCCAAGATCCGCCCCACGTTCATGCTCAGCGTCCCGCTGGTGATTGAAAAGATCTTCAAGCGCCGCATTCAGCCCAAACTCACCGGCAGCGCCGTGGGCCGGACCCTGTATCGCTTCAACCTGAGCCGAGGTCTGCTGCACAAGCTCGCCGGGAAAAAGATGTACCAGTCATTTGGCGGCAGCCTGCGCGGCTACTGTATCGGGGGAGCCCCCCTGTCCGTGGAAGCGGAGACCTTTTTACGCGAAGCCGGTTTTCCCTATGCCATGGGTTACGGGTTGACCGAGGCATCGCCCCTGGTGGCCGGGACCGGCGCGGCGAGCGTCCGTCGGCGTTCCTCGGGTCGCGCTCTGAACGGCGTCGAGATCCGCATCGCCGTGCAGCAGGAGAGCGATTCGCCGCCCCGAGGACGGGCCGACGGCGAGGTTGTCGGAGAAATCCAGGTCCGCGGTCCCAATGTCATGCAAGGGTATTACCAGGAGCCGGAGTTGACCGCCGAAGTTTTCACAGAGGACGGCTGGCTGCGCACCGGGGACCTGGGCACGCTGGACAAGGACGGCTATCTGTTCATCCGCGGCCGCCTGAAGAACCTGATTCTCGGCCCCAGCGGGGAGAACATCTACCCTGAGGAGATCGAGAACGTCCTGAACGAACAGGATTACGTCCTGGAATCCCTGGCCTTTGACCTGAACGGCAAGGTCGCGGCCCGGGTCTTCCTGGACTATGACCGGCTGGACGAAGAGGTTTCCTGGCGGAAGATGAGCGAATTCGAGGCCCGCAAGTACGTCACCGACCTTCTGGAAACCATCCGGGCCCGCACCAACGCCGGACTGGCCTCCTTTGCCCGGGTCAGCAAGATGATCGAGCAGACCGAGGCCTTTGAAAAAACCCCGACCCACAAAATCAAGCGCTATCTCTACACCAGCGCCTCGCCGCCGTTCTGA
- the rfaD gene encoding ADP-glyceromanno-heptose 6-epimerase, which yields MYVVTGGAGFIGSALVWKLNQQGVTDVLIVDDLGRGEKWKNLVNLRYADYLHKAAFLQLLEQGKLGPEVKAILHMGACSSTTETDAEYLMENNYRYTQILARFCLRHDIRFIYASSAATYGDGSRGFDDDPAAMEGLKPLNMYGYSKQLFDLWALRTGVADRMVGLKFFNVFGPNEYHKADMMSVVCKAFHQIGESGLLRLFRSHRPDYADGEQRRDFVYIKDCVDVVWWLLENRAVNGIFNLGRGEAKSWNELARAVFAAMDRPVDIEYIDMPEAIREKYQYYTKAGMERLRSLGCPAAFSSLEDGVADYVRTYLMAEDPYLA from the coding sequence ATGTACGTGGTTACGGGAGGCGCGGGATTCATCGGCAGCGCCCTGGTTTGGAAACTGAATCAACAGGGCGTCACGGACGTGCTGATCGTGGACGATCTGGGCCGGGGCGAAAAATGGAAAAACCTGGTCAACCTGCGGTACGCCGACTATCTGCACAAGGCCGCGTTTCTCCAGCTCCTGGAACAAGGCAAGCTCGGACCGGAGGTCAAGGCGATCCTGCACATGGGCGCCTGCTCGTCCACCACGGAGACGGACGCCGAGTACCTGATGGAGAACAATTACCGGTACACGCAAATCCTGGCCCGGTTTTGCCTGCGACACGACATCCGCTTCATCTATGCCAGCAGCGCCGCGACCTACGGGGACGGTTCCCGGGGCTTCGACGACGATCCCGCGGCCATGGAAGGGCTGAAGCCTCTGAACATGTACGGCTATTCCAAGCAGCTTTTTGATCTCTGGGCGCTGCGCACGGGCGTTGCCGACCGGATGGTCGGCCTGAAGTTCTTCAATGTTTTCGGACCCAACGAGTACCACAAAGCCGACATGATGAGCGTGGTCTGCAAGGCCTTTCACCAGATCGGAGAGTCCGGGCTGCTGCGCCTGTTCAGATCTCACCGTCCGGATTACGCCGACGGCGAGCAGCGCCGGGACTTCGTCTACATCAAGGACTGCGTCGACGTGGTCTGGTGGCTGCTGGAAAACCGAGCCGTGAACGGAATCTTCAACCTGGGACGCGGAGAGGCCAAGTCCTGGAACGAGCTGGCCCGGGCGGTCTTCGCGGCCATGGATCGGCCCGTGGACATCGAATACATCGACATGCCGGAGGCCATCCGGGAGAAATATCAATACTACACCAAGGCCGGGATGGAGCGGCTGCGCTCCCTGGGCTGTCCCGCCGCTTTCAGCTCCCTGGAAGACGGAGTGGCCGACTACGTGCGCACCTACCTGATGGCCGAAGATCCCTACCTGGCTTGA
- a CDS encoding MucR family transcriptional regulator produces the protein MDEFIKQALEIVKAQAGVRPMTEEEMMSMVTKIATSLRAVAEGGVVGDAGAEAAPELNIDPKKAIKEKSVTCLECGKTFKVLTKKHLASHGLTTEEYRAKYGYKKGTPLIAKALSKARRKKMQEMQLWTKKGVKPGKD, from the coding sequence ATGGATGAATTCATCAAGCAAGCGTTGGAGATCGTAAAGGCTCAGGCTGGAGTTCGGCCCATGACCGAAGAAGAAATGATGTCCATGGTCACCAAAATCGCGACCAGTCTGCGAGCTGTTGCGGAAGGCGGAGTCGTGGGAGACGCGGGAGCGGAAGCCGCCCCTGAATTGAATATTGATCCGAAAAAGGCGATCAAGGAAAAGTCCGTCACCTGTCTGGAGTGCGGCAAGACCTTCAAGGTTTTGACGAAAAAGCACCTTGCTTCTCATGGCCTGACCACCGAGGAATATCGTGCAAAATACGGCTATAAGAAGGGCACCCCGTTGATCGCGAAAGCTCTTTCTAAGGCTCGACGCAAGAAAATGCAGGAAATGCAGCTTTGGACCAAGAAAGGGGTCAAGCCCGGTAAGGACTAA
- the ahbB gene encoding siroheme decarboxylase subunit beta, with amino-acid sequence MSTSTNSHEHTEAEQAALRLLQADIPDTERPYLEIAERTGLTEEAVLDLLRRLKDRGVVRRFGATLRHQQAGYGANAMVAWFVEQERDLNEVGAIMANRPEISHCYQRVNCYAWPYNLYTMVHARSREDCLDVVEQLARIAQVPQYDILFSRKELKKTSMAYF; translated from the coding sequence ATGAGCACGTCAACGAATTCTCACGAACACACCGAGGCCGAACAGGCGGCCTTGCGTCTTCTTCAGGCCGACATCCCGGACACGGAGCGGCCCTACCTGGAAATCGCCGAACGGACCGGCCTGACCGAGGAGGCGGTTTTGGATCTGCTGCGCCGTCTGAAAGACCGGGGCGTGGTGCGTCGCTTCGGAGCGACCCTGCGCCACCAGCAGGCCGGATACGGGGCCAACGCCATGGTCGCCTGGTTCGTGGAACAGGAGCGGGACCTGAACGAGGTCGGAGCGATCATGGCCAATCGTCCGGAAATCTCCCACTGCTATCAGCGAGTGAACTGCTACGCCTGGCCTTACAACCTCTACACCATGGTCCATGCCCGCAGCCGCGAGGACTGCCTGGACGTGGTGGAGCAGTTGGCCCGGATCGCCCAGGTGCCCCAGTACGACATTCTTTTCAGCCGCAAGGAACTGAAGAAAACGTCCATGGCTTATTTCTAG
- the hemL gene encoding glutamate-1-semialdehyde 2,1-aminomutase — protein MSDSKTLFAKAQELIPGGVNSPVRACLSVQSDPLFIAKAQGSKMWTVEGRELIDYVMSWGPMLLGHSHPAVVEAVHKAVDQGASFGAPCQAEVELAELLTAALPGVDMVRMVNSGTEATMSALRLARGFTGRNKVVKFVGCYHGHSDAFLASAGSGVATLSIPGTPGVPEAVVADTLLAPYNDLDAVEALFREHGDEIAAVIVEPVAGNMGMVLPQPGFLPTLRVLTDRHGALLIFDEVITGFRLAYGGAQNVFGVIPDLTCLGKIIGGGFPVGAYGGRREIMSRIAPCGDVYQAGTLSGNPVAMAAGVATLKELAKADYMDLTIRTKALASELKSVLEERGVTVQLNCMASMFTLFFATDPVTDFATASKSDSATYASFFRQMRDAGVALAPSGFECAFTSFAHTDEDFERTLDACRTVHF, from the coding sequence ATGTCTGATTCGAAAACCTTGTTCGCCAAGGCCCAGGAGCTGATTCCGGGCGGGGTGAACAGTCCGGTGCGGGCCTGTCTGAGCGTTCAGAGCGACCCTCTGTTCATCGCCAAGGCCCAAGGCTCGAAGATGTGGACCGTGGAAGGCCGCGAACTCATCGACTACGTCATGTCCTGGGGCCCGATGCTTCTCGGGCATTCCCATCCCGCCGTGGTGGAGGCCGTGCACAAGGCCGTGGATCAGGGCGCCAGCTTCGGCGCGCCCTGCCAGGCGGAGGTGGAACTGGCCGAGCTGCTCACGGCTGCCTTGCCCGGAGTGGACATGGTCCGGATGGTCAATTCCGGAACCGAGGCGACCATGAGCGCCCTGCGTCTGGCTCGCGGCTTCACCGGGCGCAACAAGGTGGTCAAGTTCGTGGGGTGCTATCACGGCCACAGCGACGCCTTCCTGGCCAGCGCCGGCTCCGGGGTGGCCACCCTGTCCATCCCCGGCACGCCCGGCGTTCCCGAGGCCGTGGTCGCGGACACCCTGCTGGCCCCATATAATGACCTGGACGCCGTGGAAGCGCTGTTCCGGGAACATGGCGACGAGATTGCAGCAGTGATCGTCGAACCCGTGGCCGGGAACATGGGCATGGTTTTGCCCCAGCCCGGATTCTTACCCACCTTGCGCGTGCTGACCGACCGGCACGGGGCGCTGCTTATTTTCGACGAGGTGATCACCGGCTTTCGTTTGGCCTACGGCGGGGCTCAGAACGTCTTCGGCGTGATTCCGGACCTGACCTGCCTGGGCAAGATCATCGGCGGCGGATTTCCGGTGGGCGCGTACGGCGGACGGCGGGAGATCATGTCCCGCATCGCGCCGTGCGGTGACGTGTACCAGGCCGGGACCCTGTCCGGAAACCCGGTGGCCATGGCCGCCGGGGTGGCGACCCTCAAGGAATTGGCCAAGGCCGACTACATGGACTTGACCATCCGAACCAAGGCCCTGGCCTCGGAACTGAAAAGCGTCCTGGAAGAGCGCGGCGTAACCGTGCAGCTCAACTGCATGGCCTCGATGTTCACCTTGTTCTTCGCTACGGACCCGGTCACGGATTTTGCCACGGCGTCCAAGTCCGACTCCGCGACCTATGCCTCCTTTTTCCGCCAGATGCGCGACGCCGGAGTGGCCCTGGCGCCCTCGGGCTTCGAGTGCGCCTTCACCTCCTTCGCGCATACCGACGAGGACTTTGAGCGGACCCTGGATGCCTGCCGAACCGTCCATTTCTAA
- a CDS encoding cobalt-precorrin 5A hydrolase: MPAEPSISNGSLFADAQGVVDSSSTAVWALTSRGCDLARRIAVGLGAILFVPEKYAIDSGERTFHRFTSAFSEHFFRFRRHVCVAASGIVVRCVGPLLRNKTSDPGVVVLDQDGRHAVSLVGGHLGGANDLAREVARISGGQAVITTATDTAGLPALDILARELGLVADRPERFAALAAALLDGEIVQVLDTEDCLWTRLCEMGHGALFERVPDVEAWRDDRPGIWVSWKRPPARHFGESIGEPLGEPAILGLHPRCLMAGLGCHRGVSEASITAFVREVFDKNELALPSLAALGTVQARSVEPGLRSAATALGANVTFFFPEQLQAVRTPNPSETAARLVGTRSVCEAAALLLARTDTLLVAKTKGVALTLAVALRRAPTGLCD, encoded by the coding sequence ATGCCTGCCGAACCGTCCATTTCTAACGGTTCCCTTTTCGCGGATGCCCAGGGCGTTGTTGATTCGTCTTCCACCGCGGTCTGGGCCCTGACCTCTCGCGGTTGCGACCTGGCCCGGCGGATCGCCGTCGGGCTGGGCGCGATTCTGTTCGTTCCCGAAAAATACGCCATCGATTCCGGCGAACGGACGTTCCACCGCTTTACATCGGCCTTTTCCGAACACTTCTTCCGCTTTCGCCGCCACGTCTGCGTCGCGGCCTCCGGCATCGTGGTCCGGTGCGTCGGCCCGCTGTTACGGAACAAGACATCGGACCCGGGAGTGGTGGTCCTGGATCAGGACGGACGCCACGCCGTCAGCCTGGTGGGCGGACACCTGGGCGGGGCTAACGACTTGGCCCGGGAAGTGGCCCGAATCTCCGGGGGCCAAGCCGTGATCACCACGGCCACGGACACGGCCGGGCTGCCGGCTTTGGATATCCTGGCCCGGGAACTGGGGCTTGTCGCGGACCGTCCGGAGCGCTTCGCCGCTCTCGCCGCGGCCTTGCTGGACGGGGAGATCGTCCAGGTGCTGGATACGGAAGACTGCCTTTGGACGCGATTATGTGAGATGGGCCACGGGGCGCTGTTCGAGCGGGTCCCGGACGTCGAGGCGTGGCGGGACGACCGGCCCGGGATCTGGGTGTCCTGGAAGCGCCCGCCCGCTCGACATTTTGGTGAATCGATCGGCGAACCGCTTGGTGAACCGGCGATTCTCGGTCTGCACCCGCGCTGCCTGATGGCCGGGCTAGGCTGCCACCGGGGCGTGAGTGAGGCGTCGATTACCGCCTTTGTCCGCGAGGTGTTCGACAAAAACGAACTGGCCCTGCCCAGCCTGGCCGCGCTGGGCACGGTCCAGGCCAGATCCGTGGAACCGGGGCTGCGTTCAGCCGCCACGGCCCTGGGCGCGAACGTGACGTTTTTTTTCCCGGAACAACTCCAAGCCGTCCGGACGCCGAATCCATCCGAGACCGCGGCCCGACTGGTCGGCACCAGGAGCGTCTGCGAGGCCGCGGCCTTGCTCCTGGCCCGCACCGACACGCTGCTGGTGGCCAAGACCAAGGGCGTTGCATTGACATTGGCCGTGGCCCTGCGCCGCGCCCCGACCGGTTTATGCGATTGA